From the genome of Papaver somniferum cultivar HN1 chromosome 2, ASM357369v1, whole genome shotgun sequence, one region includes:
- the LOC113354137 gene encoding salicylate carboxymethyltransferase-like isoform X2 produces the protein MKKLQKEGRMVLTFCGRADDASPSRGMHCFMWGLLAEALRDMVSQIEEEKVDSFNMPLYVPSPSEVRSVILNEGSFIINRLETFEVTSGKAFPRKDEDDDDDYMITGSKNTVNFMRAISESLVVSHFGKEIIEELHKRCREIIAPRLSREGSRKTKHLSIVISMTRR, from the exons ATGAAGAAATTGCAAAAGGAGGGAAGAATGGTGCTAACGTTCTGCGGTAGAGCTGACGATGCCAGTCCTTCTCGCGGAATGCATTGTTTCATGTGGGGGTTATTAGCAGAGGCACTCAGGGATATGGTCTCACAG ATTGAAGAGGAGAAAGTAGATTCATTTAACATGCCTCTGTATGTACCATCTCCTTCGGAGGTGAGATCTGTAATACTTAACGAAGGGTCATTTATCATTAACCGACTAGAAACATTTGAAGTGACATCGGGAAAAGCGTTTCCTCGCaaggatgaagacgatgatgacgACTATATGATAACTGGAAGCAAGAATACTGTGAACTTCATGAGAGCTATATCAGAATCCTTAGTGGTGAGTCATTTTGGGAAAGAGATAATTGAAGAATTGCACAAGAGGTGTAGGGAGATCATTGCACCCCGCTTGTCCAGAGAAGGAAGTAGGAAAACTAAGCATCTTTCCATTGTCATCTCCATGACAAGGAGGTGA
- the LOC113354137 gene encoding salicylate carboxymethyltransferase-like isoform X1: MKKLQKEGRMVLTFCGRADDASPSRGMHCFMWGLLAEALRDMVSQGKIEEEKVDSFNMPLYVPSPSEVRSVILNEGSFIINRLETFEVTSGKAFPRKDEDDDDDYMITGSKNTVNFMRAISESLVVSHFGKEIIEELHKRCREIIAPRLSREGSRKTKHLSIVISMTRR; this comes from the exons ATGAAGAAATTGCAAAAGGAGGGAAGAATGGTGCTAACGTTCTGCGGTAGAGCTGACGATGCCAGTCCTTCTCGCGGAATGCATTGTTTCATGTGGGGGTTATTAGCAGAGGCACTCAGGGATATGGTCTCACAG GGGAAGATTGAAGAGGAGAAAGTAGATTCATTTAACATGCCTCTGTATGTACCATCTCCTTCGGAGGTGAGATCTGTAATACTTAACGAAGGGTCATTTATCATTAACCGACTAGAAACATTTGAAGTGACATCGGGAAAAGCGTTTCCTCGCaaggatgaagacgatgatgacgACTATATGATAACTGGAAGCAAGAATACTGTGAACTTCATGAGAGCTATATCAGAATCCTTAGTGGTGAGTCATTTTGGGAAAGAGATAATTGAAGAATTGCACAAGAGGTGTAGGGAGATCATTGCACCCCGCTTGTCCAGAGAAGGAAGTAGGAAAACTAAGCATCTTTCCATTGTCATCTCCATGACAAGGAGGTGA